From Cydia splendana chromosome 4, ilCydSple1.2, whole genome shotgun sequence, one genomic window encodes:
- the LOC134789468 gene encoding chromatin accessibility complex 16kD protein, whose protein sequence is MSIALYYCALHFTFNQINTMSTPKAEKDLHLPLSRVKTIMKSSPDVEAVGPEPLYLVTKVTELFVTDLAKRAYKNSDSKFLEYKHIADVVQEDDTLEFLREIMPRKITVREFKELMAKKAARGDRSDDDSSDESSDESETSSDNQD, encoded by the exons ATGTCGATTGCATTATATTATTGTGCGTTACATTTCACATTCAATCAAATAAATACAATGTCTACGCCAAAAGCAGAAAAAGATTTACACTTGCCCCTATCTAGAGTAAAAACAATTATGAAAAGCTCTCCAGATGTCGAAGCAGTTGGCCCGGAACCGCTATATTTAGTGACAAAAGTTACA GAACTCTTCGTGACGGACTTAGCAAAGCGAGCGTATAAAAACAGCGACAGCAAATTTTTGGAATACAAACATATCGCTGACGTTGTTCAAGAAGACGATACGCTGGAGTTTCTCAGGGAGATAATGCCGCGGAAGATAACCGTACGGGAGTTCAAGGAGCTGATGGCGAAGAAGGCGGCGCGCGGCGACCGGTCGGACGACGACTCCAGCGACGAGTCTAGCGACGAAAGCGAGACCTCGAGTGATAACCAAGACTGA